Proteins from a genomic interval of Micromonospora sp. NBC_00389:
- a CDS encoding Smr/MutS family protein: MKLKLDLHEIFNKGQDIDRALRGIMDEAVAKKATLVEIIPGKGSGQLKKRVLRFLDQKDVKQLYHRVEKDSKNFGRLFVHFRWK, from the coding sequence ATGAAGCTCAAGCTGGATCTGCACGAGATCTTCAACAAGGGCCAGGACATCGACCGGGCGTTGCGCGGGATCATGGACGAGGCGGTGGCGAAGAAGGCCACCCTCGTGGAGATCATCCCTGGCAAGGGGTCGGGCCAGCTCAAGAAGCGGGTGCTGCGGTTCCTCGATCAGAAGGACGTCAAGCAGCTCTATCACCGGGTGGAGAAGGACTCCAAGAACTTCGGCCGGCTCTTCGTGCACTTCCGCTGGAAGTAG
- a CDS encoding tetratricopeptide repeat protein: MDLLADYRRATMFFETGDPSGAARLLEPIVDAEPGNAAVRQLLARAYFQSAQLSRAEEQLRELVDRDPSDHYAHHVLGRTLERLNRHSDALRHLRIAAAMYAANDDYRVALERVETRLGGRR; this comes from the coding sequence ATGGATCTTCTGGCGGACTACCGGCGGGCGACCATGTTCTTCGAAACCGGTGACCCGAGCGGAGCGGCCCGACTGCTGGAGCCGATCGTGGACGCCGAACCCGGCAACGCGGCGGTACGGCAGCTGCTGGCCCGGGCCTACTTCCAGTCGGCCCAGCTCAGCCGGGCCGAGGAGCAGTTGCGGGAGCTGGTCGACCGGGACCCGAGCGACCATTACGCGCACCACGTGCTGGGTCGGACGCTGGAGCGGCTCAACCGGCACTCGGACGCGCTGCGGCACCTGCGGATCGCTGCCGCGATGTACGCGGCCAACGACGACTACCGGGTCGCGCTGGAGCGGGTGGAGACCCGCCTGGGCGGCAGGCGCTGA
- a CDS encoding ROK family protein, whose product MVTTLAIDCGGGGIKASVLDEAGTMRARPLRVPTPYPLPPALFVQTLLDLGARLPTPDRLTVGVPGMIRHGVVVTTPHYVTRSGPRTRVDPDLLAEWSGWDARGALAEAFGVPALVLNDAEVHGAGVVAGTGCELVLTLGTGLGSALFDGGVLAPHLELSHAPVRWGTTYDTYVGEPERRRLGDAFWSRRIRQVVDGLRPVFRWDRLYLGGGNSRLIRPEQLARMGDDVVVVPNTAGIVGGVRAWELAAGRRDARA is encoded by the coding sequence GTGGTGACCACACTGGCGATCGACTGCGGTGGCGGGGGCATCAAGGCGTCGGTGCTCGATGAGGCCGGCACGATGCGGGCCCGGCCGCTACGGGTGCCGACCCCGTACCCGTTGCCTCCTGCGCTGTTTGTCCAGACCCTGCTCGACCTGGGCGCTCGGCTGCCAACGCCGGACCGACTGACGGTCGGCGTGCCCGGGATGATCCGGCACGGTGTGGTGGTGACCACACCGCACTACGTGACCCGCAGCGGCCCCCGTACCCGTGTCGACCCGGACCTGCTGGCCGAGTGGTCCGGCTGGGACGCGCGAGGCGCGCTGGCCGAGGCGTTCGGGGTGCCGGCGCTGGTGCTCAACGACGCCGAGGTGCACGGTGCCGGGGTGGTCGCCGGCACCGGCTGCGAGTTGGTGCTGACCCTGGGTACCGGGCTGGGCAGCGCCCTCTTCGACGGCGGGGTGCTCGCCCCACACCTGGAGCTGTCCCACGCGCCGGTGCGTTGGGGCACCACCTACGACACGTACGTGGGCGAGCCGGAGCGCCGCCGGCTCGGCGACGCCTTCTGGTCCCGGCGGATCCGCCAGGTCGTGGACGGGCTCCGCCCGGTGTTCCGCTGGGACCGGCTCTATCTGGGCGGGGGCAACTCCCGGCTGATTCGGCCTGAGCAACTGGCCCGGATGGGCGATGACGTGGTGGTGGTGCCGAACACTGCCGGGATCGTCGGTGGCGTCCGCGCCTGGGAGTTGGCCGCCGGGCGCCGGGACGCCCGCGCCTGA
- a CDS encoding ABC-F family ATP-binding cassette domain-containing protein, giving the protein MSATMIVKDLAAGHGDRPLFAGLDLVVAPGDVVGLVGPNGAGKSTLLRTLAGLLPVEAGSVTLSPPSASVGHLPQEPDRRPGETVRGFLARRTGVTAAQAALDAATEALTAGTAGADDAYGDALERWLALGGADLDERAEQVTADLGLAIDLDHPTTGLSGGQAARAGLASLLLSRYDVFLLDEPTNDLDLAGLERLEEFVTGLRAGTVLVSHDREFLARTVTRVLELDLPQQQVHHYGGGYAAYLEEREVARRHARADFEEYADTRAGLEARARTQRAWMEKGVKNARRKATDNDKIGRKFRSEASEKQAAKAKQTARLIERLDVVEEPRKEWELRMEIAAAPRAGAVVATLRGAVVRRGGFTLGPIDLQIDWADRVAVTGANGSGKSTLLAALLGRLPLDAGTASLGPGVVVGEVDQARGLFLGDAPLIDAFQAAVPEMSPADARTLLAKFGLRAAHVPRPAATLSPGERTRAALALLQGRGVNLLVLDEPTNHLDLPAIEQLESALASYPGTLLLVTHDRRMLAAIETNRRLRVDAGRIAED; this is encoded by the coding sequence ATGAGCGCCACGATGATCGTCAAGGACCTGGCCGCCGGGCACGGTGACCGCCCACTCTTCGCCGGATTGGACCTGGTGGTCGCCCCCGGCGACGTGGTCGGCCTGGTCGGGCCGAACGGTGCCGGAAAGTCGACGCTGCTGCGTACTCTCGCCGGGTTGCTGCCGGTGGAAGCCGGCAGTGTCACGCTCAGCCCGCCCTCCGCGAGCGTCGGACACCTGCCGCAGGAGCCGGACCGGCGACCGGGCGAGACGGTGCGCGGCTTCCTGGCCCGGCGGACCGGGGTGACCGCCGCGCAGGCGGCGCTGGACGCCGCGACCGAGGCGCTGACCGCCGGGACGGCGGGCGCCGATGACGCCTACGGCGACGCGCTGGAGCGCTGGCTCGCCCTCGGCGGCGCGGACCTGGACGAACGCGCCGAGCAGGTGACGGCCGACCTGGGGCTCGCCATCGACCTGGACCACCCGACGACCGGGCTCTCCGGAGGCCAGGCGGCCCGGGCCGGGCTGGCCTCGCTGCTGCTCAGCCGCTACGACGTGTTCCTGCTCGACGAGCCGACCAACGACCTGGACCTGGCCGGGCTGGAGCGGCTGGAGGAGTTCGTCACGGGGCTGCGCGCCGGCACCGTGCTGGTCAGCCACGACCGGGAGTTCCTCGCCCGCACGGTGACCCGCGTGCTGGAGCTGGATCTGCCGCAGCAGCAGGTGCACCACTACGGCGGCGGCTACGCGGCCTACCTGGAGGAGCGCGAGGTGGCCCGGCGGCACGCCCGCGCCGACTTCGAGGAGTACGCCGACACCCGGGCCGGGCTGGAGGCGCGGGCTCGTACCCAGCGTGCGTGGATGGAGAAGGGCGTCAAGAACGCCCGGCGCAAGGCCACCGACAACGACAAGATCGGTCGCAAGTTCCGCAGCGAGGCCAGCGAGAAGCAGGCGGCCAAGGCCAAGCAGACCGCGCGGCTGATCGAACGGCTCGACGTGGTGGAGGAGCCCCGCAAGGAGTGGGAGCTGCGGATGGAGATCGCCGCCGCCCCACGCGCCGGCGCCGTCGTGGCCACGCTGCGCGGCGCGGTGGTACGCCGGGGCGGCTTCACTCTCGGCCCGATCGACCTCCAGATCGACTGGGCGGACCGGGTGGCGGTGACCGGGGCGAACGGCTCGGGCAAGTCCACCCTGCTGGCGGCGCTGCTCGGCCGGCTGCCGCTGGACGCGGGCACCGCCTCACTCGGACCCGGGGTGGTGGTCGGCGAGGTGGACCAGGCCCGGGGTTTGTTCCTCGGCGACGCGCCGCTGATCGACGCGTTCCAGGCGGCCGTACCGGAGATGTCGCCGGCGGACGCGCGGACCCTGCTGGCCAAGTTCGGGCTGCGCGCGGCGCACGTGCCACGGCCGGCGGCCACCCTCTCCCCCGGTGAGCGGACCCGCGCGGCGCTGGCCCTGCTCCAGGGGCGTGGGGTCAACCTGCTGGTGCTCGACGAGCCCACCAACCACCTGGACCTGCCCGCCATCGAGCAGCTCGAATCGGCGCTGGCCAGCTATCCGGGCACGCTGCTGCTGGTCACCCACGACCGGCGGATGCTGGCCGCCATCGAGACGAACCGTCGGCTGCGGGTCGACGCCGGGCGGATCGCCGAGGATTGA
- a CDS encoding methyltransferase domain-containing protein, whose amino-acid sequence MVALAQTPPSADRLRAIDEFLAQAWADQVRHDDRLRGLAVEVRFDRGVAHLSGEVAEPDDLRLVRDLVGRLAGVYGVWCRVGVGGREPVVVDLGCGPTKQWSGNLGLDIYPAPGVNAVADLSGSLPLADNSVDVLFAVHILEHLIDFLPLVDECHRVLRPGGVLHVMSPWWGHVNAVADPTHVRLMDVQTFKGICQLRPPGTPRWYPLHAGCDGASIFADLTPLPPDADPATQSHLARFFD is encoded by the coding sequence ATGGTCGCTTTGGCACAGACTCCGCCCTCGGCCGACCGGCTGCGGGCGATCGACGAGTTCCTCGCTCAGGCGTGGGCGGACCAGGTCCGGCACGACGACCGGCTGCGTGGTCTGGCAGTCGAGGTGCGGTTCGACCGGGGGGTGGCCCATCTCAGCGGGGAGGTGGCCGAGCCCGACGACCTGCGGCTGGTCCGGGACCTGGTGGGGCGGCTGGCCGGGGTCTACGGCGTCTGGTGCCGGGTCGGCGTTGGCGGGCGGGAGCCGGTGGTGGTGGACCTCGGCTGCGGGCCGACCAAGCAGTGGTCGGGCAACCTGGGGCTGGACATCTACCCGGCGCCGGGGGTCAACGCCGTGGCGGACCTCTCCGGCTCGCTACCGCTGGCCGACAACTCGGTGGACGTCCTCTTCGCGGTGCACATCCTGGAGCACCTGATCGACTTCCTGCCGCTGGTGGACGAGTGCCACCGGGTGCTCCGCCCGGGCGGCGTACTGCACGTGATGAGCCCCTGGTGGGGGCATGTGAACGCGGTGGCGGACCCGACCCACGTCCGACTGATGGACGTGCAGACGTTCAAGGGGATCTGCCAACTCCGGCCGCCGGGCACCCCGCGCTGGTACCCGCTGCACGCCGGCTGCGACGGTGCCTCGATCTTCGCCGACCTCACCCCGCTACCCCCCGACGCCGACCCCGCAACCCAGTCCCACCTGGCCCGCTTCTTCGACTGA
- a CDS encoding LacI family DNA-binding transcriptional regulator — translation MRNRLKDVAERAGVSVKTVSNVVNGYVHVRPDTRARVEEAIAELNYRPNLSARHLRKGRTGVIALAVPELDIPYFAELARHVVTAAAQFSWTVLIDQTGGRREQERVVASGITDHLIDGLIFSPLALTAEDLTGLDGTPMVLLGERVDHGPADHVVIDNVGAAREITDHLIRLGRRRIAAIGSQRTPEGASARLRLTGYADALRAAGLDYDEALVAPASAWHRADGAAAMRGLLTSGVRPDAVFCFNDTLALGALRALHEAGLRVPEDVAVVGFDDIEDGRFSIPTLTTVAPDKAQIARLAVELLAERLDGDRSAPARELSAPYRLEIRESTQTP, via the coding sequence GTGCGAAACAGGCTGAAGGACGTGGCCGAACGGGCCGGCGTGTCGGTGAAGACGGTCTCCAACGTGGTCAACGGCTACGTGCACGTGCGGCCGGACACCCGCGCCCGGGTCGAGGAGGCGATCGCCGAGCTGAACTACCGGCCCAACCTGTCCGCCCGTCACCTGCGCAAGGGCCGCACGGGCGTGATCGCGCTGGCCGTGCCGGAACTGGACATTCCGTACTTCGCCGAGCTTGCCCGCCACGTCGTCACCGCAGCCGCCCAGTTCAGCTGGACCGTGCTGATCGACCAGACCGGAGGCCGGCGCGAGCAGGAACGCGTGGTGGCCTCCGGCATCACCGACCACCTGATCGACGGGTTGATCTTCAGCCCGTTGGCGCTGACCGCAGAGGACCTGACCGGCCTGGACGGCACGCCGATGGTGCTGCTCGGCGAGCGGGTCGACCACGGCCCGGCGGATCACGTGGTGATCGACAACGTCGGCGCGGCCCGGGAGATCACCGACCACCTGATCCGGCTCGGCCGGCGTCGGATCGCGGCCATCGGCTCGCAGCGCACGCCCGAGGGCGCCAGCGCCCGGCTGCGCCTGACCGGCTACGCCGACGCGTTGCGCGCCGCCGGCCTGGACTACGACGAGGCCCTGGTGGCGCCCGCGTCGGCCTGGCACCGCGCCGACGGCGCCGCCGCCATGCGCGGTCTACTCACCTCCGGGGTACGCCCCGACGCCGTCTTCTGCTTCAACGACACGCTCGCCCTGGGTGCCCTGCGCGCCCTGCACGAGGCCGGCCTGCGGGTGCCCGAGGATGTGGCGGTGGTCGGCTTCGACGACATCGAGGACGGCCGGTTCTCGATCCCCACACTGACCACCGTCGCCCCCGACAAGGCGCAGATCGCCCGGCTCGCCGTCGAGTTGCTGGCTGAGCGCCTCGACGGCGACCGCTCCGCCCCTGCCCGCGAACTCTCCGCCCCCTATCGCCTGGAAATCCGCGAATCCACCCAGACCCCCTAA
- the arfA gene encoding arabinosylfuranosidase ArfA: MRTAQLTIDPAFAIGPADRRLFGSFVEHMGRCVYGGIYEPGHPSADSRGLRRDVLELTRELGVSVVRYPGGNFVSGYRWEDGVGPVGDRPRRLDLAWKTIETNAFGLDEFMTWAAEAGVEPMMAVNLGTRGVREALDLLEYANHPGGTELSDLRRKHGAEDPYGVRLWCLGNEMDGPWQVGHKTADEYGRLAAEAARAMKMIDPSISLIACGSSNRRMPTFAAWEATVLEHTYEHVDYISAHTYYDPSDGDRASILASAVDMDNFITEVVATADHVAAKQRHKRKLKISFDEWNVWYESRLQADLDRRGWVEAPALIEDDFTAVDAVVVGDLLITLLRHADRVGVAAQAQLANVIAPIRTRNGGPAWRQSIFHPFALTARYARGTVLRTEPVSPRYDTKKYGDVPVLDTVAVHDEETGELTVFAVNRGEEDLPLEIDLRGLPGLSGLSFLSLAAGSDPSAMNTEAEPDRVTPREMPTPTPDGGRCTVRLPAVSWSVLRFGPASA, from the coding sequence TTGCGGACCGCGCAGCTGACGATCGACCCGGCCTTCGCGATCGGCCCGGCCGACCGACGTCTCTTCGGCTCCTTCGTCGAGCACATGGGGCGGTGCGTCTACGGCGGAATCTACGAGCCCGGCCACCCGAGCGCCGACTCCCGCGGCCTCCGCCGTGACGTGCTGGAGCTCACCCGGGAGCTGGGCGTCTCGGTGGTGCGCTACCCGGGTGGCAACTTCGTCTCCGGCTACCGCTGGGAGGACGGGGTGGGCCCGGTCGGCGACCGGCCGCGCCGGCTCGACCTGGCCTGGAAGACGATCGAGACCAACGCGTTCGGGCTGGACGAGTTCATGACCTGGGCCGCCGAGGCCGGTGTCGAGCCGATGATGGCGGTCAACCTCGGCACCCGCGGCGTCCGGGAGGCGCTGGACCTGCTGGAGTATGCCAACCACCCAGGCGGCACCGAGCTGTCCGACCTGCGGCGCAAGCATGGCGCGGAGGACCCGTACGGGGTGCGGCTGTGGTGCCTGGGCAACGAGATGGACGGCCCGTGGCAGGTCGGCCACAAGACCGCCGACGAGTACGGCCGGCTCGCCGCCGAGGCCGCCCGCGCCATGAAGATGATCGACCCGTCGATCAGCCTGATCGCCTGCGGCAGCTCCAACCGGCGGATGCCCACGTTCGCCGCGTGGGAGGCGACCGTGCTGGAGCACACCTACGAGCACGTCGACTACATCTCGGCGCACACCTACTACGACCCGTCCGACGGTGACCGGGCCAGCATCCTGGCCTCGGCCGTCGACATGGACAACTTCATCACCGAGGTCGTCGCGACCGCCGACCACGTGGCCGCCAAGCAGCGGCACAAGCGCAAGCTGAAGATCTCCTTCGACGAGTGGAACGTCTGGTACGAGTCCCGACTCCAGGCCGACCTGGACCGGCGCGGCTGGGTCGAAGCCCCGGCGCTGATCGAGGACGACTTCACCGCGGTCGACGCGGTGGTCGTCGGTGACCTGCTGATCACCCTGCTCCGGCACGCGGACCGGGTCGGGGTGGCCGCCCAGGCCCAGTTGGCCAACGTGATCGCGCCGATCCGCACCCGCAACGGCGGCCCGGCCTGGCGGCAGAGCATCTTCCACCCGTTCGCGCTGACCGCCCGGTACGCCCGCGGCACCGTGCTGCGCACCGAGCCGGTGTCGCCGCGCTACGACACGAAGAAGTACGGGGACGTGCCGGTGCTCGACACGGTCGCCGTGCACGACGAGGAGACCGGTGAGCTGACCGTCTTCGCGGTCAACCGTGGCGAGGAGGATCTCCCCCTGGAGATCGACCTGCGCGGCCTGCCGGGACTGTCCGGTCTGTCCTTCCTGAGCCTCGCTGCCGGATCTGACCCGTCGGCGATGAACACCGAGGCCGAGCCCGATCGGGTGACGCCCCGGGAAATGCCCACCCCCACCCCCGACGGCGGCCGGTGCACCGTGCGCCTGCCCGCCGTGTCCTGGAGCGTGCTGCGCTTCGGCCCGGCCAGCGCCTGA
- a CDS encoding ABC transporter substrate-binding protein: MIQNDMSRRRLLGLGLGLGAAASLTLAGCGGGDDSTSGPAAGNGGKEYTGPKVDLKLWNGFTGGDGDIFKTLVNQFNTEHQNIAVSVATYQWEDYYNKLPGAASSGNGPDIAVMHMDQLATFAARGVITELDDVAKNLELSEGDFAPTVWKGGLYNNKRYGIPLDMHPLGFYYNKSVMQKAGLDPNKPPTTKDDFTAALVELKKAGVQGFWVSPFQFTGGMTFYSLLNQWGGTLFDADVAKATFNSDPAVEACTWLVDMIKQGHSPANVGQDAEYLAFKSGKNAFTWNGIWQINDLKKSPEVQWGVAPLPQIGSKQAAWANSHNFTIVKQRATDANKVAGSKVFINWLSQHSLDWAKGGQVPARKAVRESAEFKALPEISVLAPELEYAAFPPAAPGLGEVITTFYNSFNEAALGKKSPKQALDDGVAKANKQLEDNRKKYGS; encoded by the coding sequence ATGATCCAGAACGACATGAGCCGGCGCCGCCTGCTCGGCCTCGGTCTCGGACTCGGTGCCGCGGCCTCGCTGACCCTCGCCGGCTGCGGCGGCGGCGATGACAGCACCTCCGGGCCGGCGGCCGGCAACGGCGGCAAGGAGTACACCGGTCCCAAGGTGGACCTGAAGCTGTGGAACGGCTTCACTGGCGGCGACGGCGACATCTTCAAGACGCTGGTGAACCAGTTCAACACCGAGCACCAGAACATCGCCGTCTCGGTGGCCACCTACCAGTGGGAGGACTACTACAACAAGCTCCCCGGTGCGGCCTCCAGCGGCAACGGCCCGGACATCGCGGTCATGCACATGGACCAGCTCGCCACCTTCGCCGCCCGCGGCGTGATCACCGAGCTGGACGACGTGGCCAAGAACCTGGAGCTCTCCGAGGGGGACTTCGCCCCGACGGTGTGGAAGGGCGGGCTCTACAACAACAAGCGGTACGGCATCCCGCTGGACATGCACCCGCTGGGCTTCTACTACAACAAGTCCGTCATGCAGAAGGCCGGCCTGGACCCGAACAAGCCGCCGACCACCAAGGACGACTTCACGGCGGCGCTGGTCGAGCTGAAGAAGGCCGGCGTCCAGGGCTTCTGGGTCAGCCCGTTCCAGTTCACCGGCGGCATGACCTTCTACTCCCTGCTCAACCAGTGGGGCGGCACGCTCTTCGACGCGGACGTGGCCAAGGCCACCTTCAACTCCGACCCGGCGGTCGAGGCGTGCACCTGGCTGGTCGACATGATCAAGCAGGGCCACTCGCCGGCCAACGTCGGCCAGGACGCCGAGTACCTGGCGTTCAAGAGCGGCAAGAACGCCTTCACCTGGAACGGCATCTGGCAGATCAACGATCTGAAGAAGAGCCCCGAGGTGCAGTGGGGCGTCGCCCCCCTGCCCCAGATCGGCAGCAAGCAGGCGGCCTGGGCCAACTCGCACAACTTCACCATCGTGAAGCAGCGGGCCACCGACGCCAACAAGGTCGCCGGGTCGAAGGTCTTCATCAACTGGCTGAGCCAGCACTCGCTGGACTGGGCCAAGGGCGGTCAGGTGCCGGCCCGCAAGGCGGTCCGCGAGAGCGCCGAGTTCAAGGCCCTGCCGGAGATCTCCGTGCTCGCCCCCGAGCTGGAGTACGCGGCCTTCCCGCCGGCGGCGCCGGGTCTGGGCGAGGTCATCACCACCTTCTACAACTCCTTCAACGAGGCCGCGCTGGGCAAGAAGTCGCCCAAGCAGGCTCTCGACGACGGGGTGGCCAAGGCCAACAAGCAGCTCGAGGACAACCGCAAGAAGTACGGGAGCTGA
- a CDS encoding carbohydrate ABC transporter permease produces MADVIEVGAARDDAPPSAAKTPRRGASAGRTGRATPYLFLAPYLILFGVFGLLPIILGLWLSVHQWDFQLPNRPFVGLDNYKELFSSDSAVYGDWWESVRATAIFTVLSVPLLVVVPLGLALLLNRSFPGRTFFRAIYFAPYVLGVAVIGLLWRFLLDANLGLVNRLLGVVGLPADTPWVTNMPWAWISLVGVTVWWTSGFNAVIYLAGLQDISPELYEAARMDGANAWQRFRNVTLPGLRPVLLFVITTTVLASANMFGQSFLITQGAPGTETRTVVWFIVEEGLRDNDAGRAAAMSIVFALMLAVVSIANFRLFRYKED; encoded by the coding sequence GTGGCGGACGTGATCGAGGTCGGGGCGGCGCGCGATGACGCGCCGCCCTCGGCGGCCAAGACTCCCCGCCGGGGCGCCTCGGCGGGCCGGACCGGACGGGCGACGCCGTATCTGTTCCTCGCCCCCTACCTGATCCTGTTCGGGGTGTTCGGCCTGCTGCCGATCATCCTGGGCCTGTGGCTCAGCGTGCACCAGTGGGACTTCCAGCTGCCCAATCGACCGTTCGTCGGGTTGGACAACTACAAGGAGCTCTTCTCCAGCGACTCCGCCGTCTACGGCGACTGGTGGGAGAGCGTCCGGGCCACCGCGATCTTCACGGTGCTGTCGGTGCCGCTGCTCGTGGTCGTACCGCTCGGGCTGGCGCTGCTGCTGAACCGCTCCTTCCCGGGCCGGACCTTCTTCCGGGCGATCTACTTCGCGCCGTACGTGCTGGGTGTGGCCGTGATCGGCCTGCTCTGGCGGTTCCTGCTCGACGCCAACCTGGGCCTGGTCAACCGGCTCCTCGGCGTGGTCGGGCTGCCGGCGGACACCCCCTGGGTGACCAACATGCCGTGGGCATGGATCTCACTCGTCGGCGTGACCGTCTGGTGGACCTCCGGGTTCAACGCGGTGATCTACCTGGCCGGCCTGCAGGACATCTCGCCGGAGCTGTACGAGGCGGCCCGGATGGATGGCGCCAACGCCTGGCAGCGGTTCCGCAACGTCACCCTGCCCGGGCTGCGCCCGGTGCTGCTGTTCGTGATCACCACGACCGTGCTCGCCTCGGCGAACATGTTCGGCCAGTCGTTCCTGATCACCCAGGGAGCACCCGGCACGGAGACGCGCACCGTGGTCTGGTTCATCGTCGAGGAGGGCCTGCGGGACAACGACGCCGGCCGGGCAGCCGCGATGAGCATCGTGTTCGCCCTGATGCTGGCCGTCGTGAGCATCGCCAACTTCCGCCTCTTCCGCTACAAGGAAGACTGA
- a CDS encoding carbohydrate ABC transporter permease yields the protein MTTPTPTTRGSATALRRVVLYATLVALALIFLMPLVWMVITSLKTYTAAQQIPPSWLPNPLAGYGYEQILNNSANPVLRWFLNSMLAATLHSLLVLVTASMAAYALARLRFRGRGVSFALIVGTLFIPPTSLIIPNFLIVDQLDWIDTLAVVVVPGAASAFGVFFLRQFFLSLPNELEEAATLDGANQWQIFFRVVLPLSKPALATLAVLSFLTNWNDFLWPIFVLFSPEKLTLPPGLGLLQGSYVTDYPVIMAGAVLASLPVLILFVLAQRHIIQGVSRSGLKG from the coding sequence ATGACGACGCCCACGCCGACCACCCGCGGTTCGGCCACCGCGCTGCGCCGGGTCGTGCTCTACGCCACCCTGGTAGCGCTGGCCCTGATCTTCCTGATGCCGCTGGTGTGGATGGTCATCACCTCGCTGAAGACGTACACCGCCGCCCAGCAGATCCCGCCGAGCTGGCTGCCGAACCCGCTCGCCGGTTACGGCTACGAGCAGATCCTCAACAACTCGGCGAACCCGGTGCTGCGGTGGTTCCTCAACAGCATGCTGGCCGCCACGCTGCACTCGCTGCTGGTGCTGGTGACCGCCTCGATGGCCGCGTACGCGCTGGCCCGGCTGCGGTTCCGAGGGCGCGGGGTGAGCTTCGCGCTGATCGTCGGGACGCTGTTCATCCCGCCGACCTCGCTGATCATCCCGAACTTCCTGATCGTCGACCAGCTCGACTGGATCGACACCCTCGCCGTGGTGGTGGTGCCCGGCGCGGCCAGCGCGTTCGGCGTCTTCTTCCTGCGGCAGTTCTTCCTCTCGCTCCCGAACGAGCTGGAGGAGGCCGCCACGCTGGACGGCGCCAACCAGTGGCAGATCTTCTTCCGGGTGGTACTGCCGCTGTCCAAGCCGGCGCTGGCCACCCTGGCCGTGCTGTCGTTCCTCACCAACTGGAACGATTTCCTCTGGCCGATCTTCGTGCTGTTCAGCCCGGAGAAGCTCACTCTGCCCCCGGGCCTGGGCCTGCTCCAGGGCTCGTACGTCACCGACTACCCGGTGATCATGGCGGGGGCGGTGCTGGCGAGCCTGCCGGTGCTGATCCTCTTCGTGCTGGCCCAGCGGCACATCATCCAGGGTGTCTCCCGCAGCGGTCTGAAGGGATGA
- a CDS encoding glycoside hydrolase family 43 protein: MTRATTRRRGAAAIIAAALLVAGCADGSEPTPTSSGSDPSMFTNPVVRTDAPDPHAIQVGDTWYLFHTNSGGRNVPVLTSPDLVAWTEAGDALPALPDWADAGRTWAPEAIQLAPEKFLLYYTVAGRESGRQCVGRAVASAPQGPYRDDSTGPLICQAELGGAIDASPFRDTDGSLWLLWKNDGNAIGVDTWLWSQRLAEDGLTLLGEPTKLLKQTEPWEGTLIEGPFFHRQDGRLHLFFAANAYDRAEYAEGYAVCESPSGPCVKAAENPILKTNEVASGPGHASMVVKDGRTWLLYHAWPPGQEGSTDPGRQVWLDEVTWADGKPVVKGPTGEPQPRP; the protein is encoded by the coding sequence ATGACCCGGGCAACCACCCGGCGACGCGGCGCGGCGGCGATCATCGCCGCCGCGTTGCTCGTCGCGGGCTGCGCCGACGGCAGCGAACCCACCCCCACGAGCAGCGGGAGCGACCCCAGCATGTTCACCAACCCGGTCGTACGCACCGACGCCCCGGATCCGCACGCGATCCAGGTGGGCGACACCTGGTACCTGTTCCACACCAACTCGGGGGGCCGCAACGTCCCGGTGCTCACCTCCCCCGACCTGGTCGCCTGGACCGAGGCCGGGGACGCCCTGCCGGCGCTGCCGGACTGGGCCGACGCCGGCAGGACCTGGGCCCCGGAGGCGATCCAGCTGGCACCGGAGAAGTTCCTGCTCTACTACACCGTCGCGGGCCGGGAGTCCGGGCGGCAGTGCGTCGGGCGGGCGGTGGCCAGCGCGCCGCAGGGGCCGTACCGGGACGACTCGACCGGCCCGCTGATCTGCCAGGCCGAACTGGGCGGGGCGATCGACGCCAGCCCGTTCCGGGACACCGACGGCAGCCTCTGGCTGCTGTGGAAGAACGACGGCAACGCGATCGGGGTGGACACCTGGCTCTGGTCCCAGCGCCTCGCCGAGGACGGCCTGACCCTTCTCGGTGAGCCGACGAAGCTGCTCAAGCAGACCGAGCCGTGGGAGGGCACCCTGATCGAGGGGCCGTTCTTCCACCGCCAGGACGGTCGGCTGCATCTCTTCTTCGCCGCCAACGCCTACGACCGGGCCGAGTACGCCGAGGGCTACGCGGTCTGCGAGAGCCCGAGCGGTCCGTGCGTGAAGGCCGCCGAGAACCCGATTCTGAAGACCAACGAGGTTGCCTCCGGCCCCGGCCACGCCTCGATGGTGGTCAAGGACGGCCGGACCTGGCTGCTGTACCACGCCTGGCCGCCCGGCCAGGAGGGCAGCACCGACCCGGGCCGCCAGGTCTGGCTCGACGAGGTGACCTGGGCCGACGGCAAGCCGGTCGTCAAGGGCCCGACGGGCGAACCCCAGCCCCGCCCCTGA